In one Neobacillus sp. WH10 genomic region, the following are encoded:
- a CDS encoding alkaline phosphatase, producing the protein MFIKKFLKKALPVAVLSTVAMGSLIGTVGNTSVQAQVEKNNNADIKNVIFLIGDGMGVSYTSAYRYFKDNHNTPEVETTEFDKYLVGQQMTYPEDPEQNITDSASAATAMSAGVKTYNAAIAVDNDKSKVKTVLEAAKEKGKATGLVATSEITHATPAAFGAHNENRKNMNAIADDYYNELINGKHKIDVLLGGGKSNFERPDVNLADAFKKDGFSYVTNKEQLLKDKNNQILGLFTTGGLPKMIDRTEDIPSLEDMTTSAIDRLNKNKNGFFLMVEGSQIDWAGHDNDIVGAMSEMEDFEKAFKAAIEFAKKDKHTLVVATADHSTGGFSIGANGIYNWFGKPVQAAKRTPAFMADEIAKGADVEKTLKSYIDQNLLPLTDAEIQSVKNAGKKSSDISTAIKTIFNKRSYTGWTTGGHTGEDVPVFAFGPSKERFAGQVDNTDHAKIIFDILSNGKK; encoded by the coding sequence ATGTTTATAAAGAAATTTTTAAAAAAGGCCCTCCCGGTTGCAGTTCTTTCAACTGTAGCAATGGGAAGTTTGATTGGAACTGTAGGAAATACATCCGTTCAAGCACAAGTAGAAAAAAACAACAACGCTGATATCAAGAATGTAATTTTCTTAATTGGTGATGGAATGGGTGTTTCTTATACTTCAGCTTACCGATACTTTAAAGACAACCATAATACGCCTGAAGTTGAAACAACGGAGTTTGATAAGTACCTCGTCGGGCAGCAAATGACTTATCCTGAAGATCCAGAACAAAACATAACGGATTCGGCGTCAGCAGCAACCGCAATGTCGGCAGGCGTAAAAACATATAACGCGGCGATTGCAGTAGATAATGATAAATCGAAAGTAAAAACTGTTTTAGAGGCTGCAAAAGAAAAGGGCAAAGCTACAGGACTAGTAGCTACCTCTGAAATCACACATGCAACTCCTGCAGCATTTGGTGCTCATAATGAGAATCGTAAGAATATGAATGCGATTGCTGATGATTATTACAATGAGTTAATTAATGGTAAACATAAAATTGACGTGCTTCTTGGCGGAGGTAAATCGAATTTTGAACGCCCAGATGTGAATCTTGCTGATGCCTTTAAAAAGGATGGATTCAGCTATGTAACGAATAAAGAACAGCTCTTAAAGGATAAAAACAATCAAATTCTCGGACTTTTCACTACTGGAGGTCTTCCGAAAATGATTGACCGTACAGAAGATATTCCATCACTTGAGGACATGACAACATCAGCAATCGATCGTTTAAACAAAAATAAAAATGGATTCTTCCTCATGGTAGAAGGCAGCCAAATTGACTGGGCTGGCCATGACAATGATATTGTCGGTGCAATGAGCGAAATGGAAGACTTTGAAAAAGCATTTAAGGCAGCAATTGAGTTTGCGAAAAAGGATAAGCACACTCTAGTTGTAGCAACTGCTGACCATTCAACAGGCGGATTTTCTATAGGGGCAAATGGTATTTATAACTGGTTTGGTAAGCCAGTCCAAGCTGCAAAACGTACACCTGCCTTTATGGCGGATGAAATTGCAAAAGGTGCAGATGTAGAGAAAACTTTAAAAAGTTATATTGATCAAAATCTTTTACCTTTAACAGATGCTGAAATTCAATCTGTTAAAAACGCTGGCAAAAAATCTAGTGATATCAGTACTGCTATCAAAACAATTTTTAATAAGCGTTCGTATACAGGCTGGACAACTGGCGGACACACTGGTGAGGATGTTCCAGTATTTGCATTTGGCCCATCTAAAGAGCGTTTTGCAGGACAAGTGGATAACACAGACCATGCAAAAATTATTTTTGATATTTTAAGTAATGGTAAAAAATAA
- a CDS encoding FMN-dependent NADH-azoreductase, which produces MTTVLFVKANNRPADQAVSVKLYEAFLASYKESHPNDTVVELDLYNEELPYVGVDMINGTFKANRGLDLTAEEAKAVAVSDKYLDQFLAADKVVFAFPLWNLTIPAVLHTYIDYLNRAGKTFKYTPEGPLGLIGNKKIALLNASGGVYSKGPAAELEMAVKYVASMLGFFGVKDIKTVVIEGHNQFPDKEEEIIADGLEKAVKLASTF; this is translated from the coding sequence ATGACAACAGTTTTATTTGTAAAAGCAAACAATCGTCCAGCAGATCAGGCGGTTAGTGTGAAATTATATGAGGCTTTTTTAGCGAGCTATAAAGAATCACATCCAAATGATACAGTGGTAGAGCTTGATTTATACAATGAAGAATTGCCATATGTAGGAGTAGATATGATTAACGGCACATTTAAGGCTAATAGAGGTCTTGATTTAACAGCAGAAGAAGCAAAAGCAGTAGCTGTTTCTGATAAATATTTAGATCAATTCCTTGCAGCTGATAAAGTTGTCTTTGCTTTCCCATTATGGAATTTAACAATCCCAGCTGTACTACACACATATATTGATTACTTAAACCGCGCGGGCAAAACATTTAAATATACGCCAGAAGGTCCATTAGGTCTTATTGGAAATAAGAAAATTGCATTATTAAACGCAAGCGGTGGTGTATATTCTAAAGGACCGGCAGCTGAATTAGAAATGGCTGTTAAATATGTAGCAAGTATGTTGGGCTTCTTCGGTGTAAAAGATATAAAGACCGTAGTAATTGAAGGTCACAACCAATTCCCAGATAAAGAAGAAGAAATTATTGCCGATGGCCTTGAAAAAGCTGTTAAATTAGCAAGTACGTTCTAA
- a CDS encoding MarR family transcriptional regulator — protein sequence MNDQLFSELDLAALLSLSFSTLINELHDRLSELGYGDIKPAHGFMFKRIIPNGATGIELAEYLGITKQAVSKMVDYLEKSGYVMRKTHSTDKREKIIVLTERGWLVIKAKEEILAEIERRWIDNIGAERMQMLKEDLTKLVYEKNEDKWSSRLRPVW from the coding sequence ATGAATGATCAGTTGTTTAGTGAATTGGATCTTGCCGCGCTTTTGTCATTATCCTTTAGTACATTAATTAATGAATTACATGATAGATTAAGTGAGTTGGGATATGGAGATATTAAACCTGCACATGGTTTTATGTTTAAACGTATCATTCCTAATGGAGCGACAGGTATAGAACTAGCTGAATATTTAGGAATTACAAAGCAAGCTGTAAGTAAAATGGTGGATTATCTTGAGAAAAGTGGTTATGTAATGCGAAAAACTCATTCAACTGATAAGAGAGAGAAAATTATTGTTTTGACCGAACGTGGCTGGTTAGTAATAAAAGCAAAAGAGGAGATACTAGCTGAGATAGAACGACGTTGGATTGACAACATAGGTGCCGAACGAATGCAAATGCTAAAAGAGGATTTAACAAAATTAGTTTATGAAAAAAATGAAGATAAATGGTCATCGAGGTTACGACCTGTTTGGTAA
- a CDS encoding helix-turn-helix domain-containing protein, translated as MTKKADLLLHPIRMRIVQQLLLGKPLTIAQLVDALGDVPQATIYRHINLLLEANFIEIIDTKKVKGTEERVFSVKKENLQVPETEIEMTSQEDHIRYFSVFHGNLLKLVTSYLTETSPNQYKEDGFAYWNTPIHLTDGEFQELVQSITKSIEKVINNKSTPERTTRIFAGMFIPQKSQEK; from the coding sequence ATGACCAAAAAAGCCGATTTACTTCTTCATCCTATTCGAATGCGGATTGTACAACAATTGCTGCTAGGTAAACCACTGACGATTGCTCAACTTGTAGATGCGCTTGGAGATGTTCCACAAGCTACAATATATCGTCATATTAATCTTTTACTTGAGGCAAATTTTATTGAGATCATCGATACGAAAAAAGTTAAAGGAACGGAAGAACGGGTGTTTTCGGTCAAGAAAGAGAACTTACAAGTTCCCGAAACCGAGATTGAAATGACTTCACAAGAAGACCATATTCGGTATTTTTCAGTATTTCACGGTAATTTACTTAAGTTAGTGACATCCTATCTGACGGAGACATCCCCTAATCAGTATAAAGAAGATGGATTCGCTTATTGGAATACACCTATTCATCTGACGGATGGAGAATTCCAGGAACTCGTCCAGTCTATTACTAAGTCTATTGAAAAGGTTATAAATAACAAGTCGACGCCTGAAAGAACCACTCGAATTTTTGCAGGCATGTTTATTCCGCAAAAATCACAAGAAAAATAA
- a CDS encoding M15 family metallopeptidase gives MFKNSIRVFLVIFLIINVIGCTKNLDKSTQPKSSKIQQKNVSNSPSKTKISAVTLTSYPASIAAVVNKKYYMPVTYVPKDLVYPNVPFLFSEKIEKRKMRKESATALERMFAAAQKDGIYLSGVSAYRSYNTQKVLFNNYVKRDGFEKARTYSAIPGTSEHQTGLAIDVSGRDGKCAATSCFANTKEAAWLKNNCGKYGFIIRYPKGKESITGYKYEPWHIRYVGNISTAIQNRGITLEEYLQVTPVSK, from the coding sequence ATGTTTAAGAATAGTATCCGTGTATTCCTGGTGATCTTTTTAATAATCAATGTGATTGGCTGCACGAAAAATTTAGACAAATCAACTCAGCCTAAATCATCTAAAATACAGCAAAAGAATGTATCGAATTCCCCCTCTAAAACGAAGATAAGTGCCGTTACCTTGACTTCGTATCCAGCATCGATTGCGGCAGTTGTGAATAAAAAGTATTATATGCCTGTTACCTATGTTCCGAAGGATCTAGTCTATCCCAATGTACCTTTTTTATTTAGTGAAAAAATAGAAAAGCGTAAAATGAGAAAAGAATCGGCAACAGCTTTGGAAAGAATGTTTGCTGCAGCCCAAAAAGATGGAATTTATTTAAGCGGTGTATCTGCGTATCGTTCGTATAATACTCAAAAAGTGTTATTTAACAATTATGTAAAAAGAGATGGTTTTGAAAAAGCTCGAACCTATAGCGCCATTCCTGGAACAAGCGAACATCAAACTGGTTTAGCCATTGATGTTAGCGGAAGAGATGGGAAATGTGCGGCAACATCTTGTTTTGCTAATACGAAAGAAGCTGCTTGGTTAAAGAATAATTGCGGGAAGTATGGATTTATCATTCGCTATCCAAAGGGAAAAGAATCCATTACGGGTTATAAATACGAACCTTGGCATATTCGTTATGTGGGTAATATTTCAACTGCAATCCAAAATCGCGGTATTACGTTAGAAGAATATTTACAAGTAACTCCTGTTTCAAAATAA
- a CDS encoding ABC transporter ATP-binding protein, with protein sequence MALFTIDEVRKTFTNGEVKEEILKGINLSLREGEITALVGASGSGKSTLLTIAAGLQPASDGQVIFEGTNMINMSPEQVRKIRASKFGFVFQFAHLVPFLTVEEQLMLMLDVSESKLKKQEQKKEVDKILKLVEMDHRKNAYPSSLSGGEKQRVAIARAIIHKPKVLFADEPTASLDSKRSKDVMMLIRNLTKTLNITTLMVTHDEEMLSYVDSIVKMSDGQVLQNVV encoded by the coding sequence ATGGCATTATTTACAATAGATGAAGTTAGAAAAACGTTTACTAATGGTGAAGTGAAGGAAGAAATACTAAAAGGAATTAATCTTTCTCTTAGAGAAGGAGAGATAACAGCTTTAGTGGGTGCATCAGGCTCTGGTAAAAGTACACTCCTAACAATTGCTGCAGGACTTCAACCCGCATCAGATGGACAAGTAATATTCGAAGGAACAAATATGATTAATATGAGTCCAGAACAAGTACGGAAAATACGAGCAAGTAAATTTGGTTTCGTCTTTCAGTTTGCACATCTTGTTCCTTTTCTTACAGTAGAAGAGCAACTGATGCTAATGTTGGATGTATCTGAATCAAAACTAAAGAAACAAGAACAAAAAAAAGAAGTTGACAAAATACTAAAATTAGTTGAAATGGACCATCGGAAAAATGCTTATCCATCTTCATTATCTGGCGGAGAAAAGCAGCGGGTTGCCATTGCTCGTGCAATTATCCATAAACCAAAAGTTCTCTTTGCTGATGAACCAACTGCGAGCTTAGATTCAAAAAGGTCTAAAGATGTTATGATGTTAATCCGAAATTTAACTAAAACGCTAAACATTACTACCTTAATGGTTACACATGATGAAGAAATGCTTTCTTATGTTGACTCTATAGTTAAAATGAGCGATGGACAAGTTTTGCAAAATGTAGTTTAA
- a CDS encoding helix-turn-helix transcriptional regulator, which produces MRNSVKVARVKKDLTQQQLADAVGITRQTVSLIEKGKYNPSLKLCLQICYVVGGTLDELFWVEEENF; this is translated from the coding sequence TTGAGAAATTCTGTAAAAGTTGCGAGGGTAAAAAAGGATCTTACGCAACAGCAATTGGCAGATGCTGTGGGTATTACACGCCAAACGGTAAGCTTAATTGAAAAAGGAAAATATAACCCATCTTTAAAGTTGTGTTTACAGATTTGCTATGTCGTAGGCGGCACTTTAGATGAACTATTTTGGGTTGAAGAGGAGAACTTTTAA
- a CDS encoding PH domain-containing protein, producing MSVQIVLDDSDLILNISGSTAITTMRRKIKIPYTSVEEVQVGNFKFPWTAIKRTGITTFSYKAGIFLIDGKKYFLSYHDTNKVVILDLKGYEFDKIVIESEEPEQLANNILMRCSSQK from the coding sequence ATGAGTGTTCAAATTGTATTGGATGACAGTGATTTAATATTGAATATTTCAGGATCGACAGCGATTACAACTATGAGAAGGAAGATAAAAATTCCTTACACTTCGGTCGAAGAAGTACAGGTGGGAAATTTCAAGTTTCCCTGGACAGCTATAAAAAGAACAGGCATTACTACATTTAGCTATAAAGCCGGAATTTTCCTTATTGATGGAAAAAAATATTTCTTATCCTATCATGACACCAATAAAGTAGTAATTCTTGATTTGAAAGGATATGAATTTGACAAAATAGTAATTGAAAGCGAAGAACCAGAACAACTGGCAAACAATATTTTGATGCGCTGCTCTTCACAAAAATAA
- a CDS encoding VOC family protein encodes MVKKYVHHLCIQTNTYLETLKFYTEALGFEIVQESPDFHGRQFNSWLNLDGFYIELQTGKKNEVLLENNSNGQGIVHFCIWVENLVDEVERLKAMNVNFISKKGEIVYHVENGHLCKIKAPEGTIVELRDNKGI; translated from the coding sequence ATGGTAAAAAAATACGTTCACCATTTATGTATTCAAACCAATACTTATCTGGAAACATTAAAGTTTTATACGGAAGCTTTAGGATTTGAAATAGTCCAAGAATCCCCGGATTTTCATGGGAGACAGTTTAATAGTTGGTTAAATCTAGACGGTTTTTATATTGAGCTGCAAACTGGTAAAAAGAATGAAGTCCTTTTAGAAAATAATTCTAACGGTCAAGGGATTGTTCACTTTTGTATATGGGTTGAAAATCTCGTGGACGAAGTAGAACGCTTAAAAGCAATGAATGTGAATTTTATTAGTAAAAAGGGTGAGATTGTTTACCATGTTGAAAATGGCCACCTTTGTAAAATAAAAGCTCCAGAAGGTACAATTGTGGAATTGCGTGATAATAAAGGTATATAA
- a CDS encoding helix-turn-helix transcriptional regulator, producing MENRIKEFREKNSFSQGKLAELCNVSRQTINAIENNKYDPSLQLAFDIASNLGTTMEELFIRSENGGKRNG from the coding sequence ATGGAAAATAGAATTAAGGAGTTCAGAGAAAAAAACAGTTTTTCACAAGGGAAATTAGCAGAACTATGTAATGTAAGCAGGCAAACGATTAACGCTATCGAGAATAACAAATATGACCCCAGTTTACAGTTAGCGTTTGATATTGCAAGTAATTTAGGAACCACTATGGAGGAATTATTTATACGCTCAGAGAATGGAGGAAAAAGAAATGGATAA
- a CDS encoding PLP-dependent aminotransferase family protein, with amino-acid sequence MSNAIQNEDYLFKKVYDYVLHRIERKEWKEHKKLPSVRQLASEMNIHRLTVLKAYQLLKQHDKVYVKDKVGYFVQSNVTKNLEYLDNPIVSAYVQKNHLSEIHQSPVSFHFSQALIDPNLLPNQYFSDYVKKVFDLYPKVLATYSTVQGDLELREALTQYFINQYKTHLNTDDLLITSGSQQAIHLIAQTFIKSGDTVLFERPSYSAAIDIFRAQGAQIVTVDIHPDGYDLERVELYLKQYKPRLFYLNPTFHNPTGYTVSVSQRKKLVELSEQYRCLLIEDDAYHDIYFDHAPPPPIYTYDAAGTVIYIRSFCKYISPGLRIATVICQSSLMKSLITIKSLTDNGSPLLNQKIFLHYFSSLRLQQHLEKIRIALEIRKEIMEEELKVTDWKWTSPKGGLNLWVQLPDKIPTELLLTKSIEQSISFVPGQVCDPLKQLSSWIRLSFSYVNEKQLSEGVKRFVALAQSLTN; translated from the coding sequence GTGAGCAATGCGATTCAAAATGAAGATTATCTTTTTAAGAAAGTATATGATTATGTACTGCACCGAATAGAACGTAAAGAATGGAAAGAACATAAAAAGCTCCCCTCCGTCCGGCAATTAGCATCTGAGATGAATATTCATCGATTAACTGTATTAAAGGCTTATCAATTACTGAAACAGCATGACAAAGTTTATGTGAAAGATAAAGTAGGCTATTTTGTCCAATCAAATGTGACGAAAAACCTTGAATATCTGGACAATCCAATTGTTTCTGCATATGTTCAAAAAAATCATTTATCTGAAATCCATCAATCACCTGTTTCCTTTCATTTTTCTCAGGCGTTAATTGATCCAAATCTTTTGCCAAATCAATATTTTTCAGATTACGTGAAGAAAGTTTTCGACCTTTATCCAAAAGTACTTGCAACCTACTCAACTGTGCAAGGGGATTTAGAGTTACGTGAAGCCCTCACTCAATATTTTATCAACCAGTATAAAACTCATCTCAATACAGATGATCTGCTAATTACTTCTGGCTCACAACAAGCGATTCACTTAATCGCTCAAACTTTTATTAAGTCAGGGGACACCGTTTTATTTGAACGTCCAAGCTATAGTGCTGCGATTGATATTTTTAGAGCACAAGGAGCACAAATTGTAACGGTTGATATCCATCCAGACGGGTACGATTTAGAGCGGGTTGAACTATATCTTAAACAATATAAACCACGCCTATTTTATCTCAACCCAACATTCCATAACCCGACTGGTTATACTGTTTCAGTCAGTCAGCGCAAGAAATTAGTTGAATTGTCTGAACAATATCGATGTCTATTAATTGAGGACGATGCCTATCACGACATATATTTTGATCATGCCCCGCCGCCGCCAATTTACACATATGATGCTGCCGGTACAGTCATTTATATCCGAAGCTTTTGCAAATATATCTCACCTGGTTTGAGAATTGCGACTGTTATTTGTCAATCATCCTTAATGAAATCACTAATAACAATAAAATCGTTAACTGACAATGGTTCACCACTTCTCAATCAAAAAATTTTTCTCCATTACTTTTCATCACTTAGATTGCAGCAACACTTGGAGAAAATCCGGATTGCTCTGGAGATCCGAAAGGAAATCATGGAGGAAGAACTGAAAGTAACAGATTGGAAATGGACCAGTCCAAAAGGTGGTCTGAATTTATGGGTGCAGCTCCCTGATAAAATTCCAACTGAATTATTATTAACAAAAAGTATCGAACAATCTATATCATTTGTGCCAGGTCAAGTTTGTGATCCATTAAAACAACTATCATCCTGGATACGCTTAAGCTTTTCTTACGTAAATGAAAAACAACTAAGTGAAGGGGTAAAAAGGTTTGTCGCATTGGCACAATCTCTAACTAATTGA
- a CDS encoding ABC transporter permease: MNIAWKEIKKNKVRFSILGSIVFLVSLLTFIISGLANGLSQDNAALIKDLPNGQFYMNKDADENYNLSRIDSSTQDKMLNKEKDAVALSIQMGFLNDEAGKQQSVAFVTSTDSKLFQNVKKGEIVLDSSMEKDGIKIGDTLTNNQYSGEFIVKGFVDQKKYSHAPVAYISMEDYKEIYRVDEMQMIFVPGGDSTQAVAGLQSFSNKEFLNTISSYKAEQMSLNMIVWFLVVISGMLFAIFFYMMNVQKIGLYGILKAIGVKTSALFKMMWTQMVFITVIALVISITLSQVFNMIAPEGMPFSLTPETTVQLSIVFLIIGFIGATLSGLQIKKVEPLQAIQQGEV; this comes from the coding sequence ATGAACATTGCTTGGAAAGAAATTAAGAAAAATAAAGTAAGGTTTTCGATTTTAGGTTCAATCGTTTTTCTTGTTAGTTTATTAACATTTATTATATCTGGTTTAGCAAATGGATTATCACAGGACAATGCTGCGTTAATTAAAGATTTACCAAACGGACAATTTTATATGAATAAGGATGCAGACGAAAATTATAATCTGTCAAGAATAGATAGCAGTACCCAAGATAAAATGTTAAACAAAGAGAAAGATGCTGTAGCACTATCAATTCAAATGGGCTTTTTGAATGATGAGGCTGGTAAGCAACAAAGCGTCGCATTTGTTACCTCGACAGATTCAAAATTGTTTCAAAATGTCAAAAAAGGTGAAATTGTACTTGATAGCTCTATGGAGAAAGATGGTATAAAAATTGGAGATACCTTAACTAATAATCAGTATAGTGGCGAGTTTATTGTAAAAGGTTTTGTGGACCAAAAGAAATACAGCCATGCACCTGTCGCTTATATCAGTATGGAGGACTACAAAGAAATTTACCGGGTCGATGAAATGCAAATGATTTTCGTGCCGGGAGGGGATTCAACACAAGCAGTCGCTGGATTACAATCATTTTCAAATAAAGAGTTTCTCAATACAATTTCAAGTTATAAAGCAGAACAGATGTCCCTAAATATGATTGTTTGGTTTTTAGTTGTCATAAGCGGAATGTTGTTTGCTATCTTCTTCTATATGATGAACGTTCAAAAAATTGGTTTATACGGTATTCTCAAAGCTATCGGTGTAAAAACAAGTGCCTTATTTAAAATGATGTGGACACAAATGGTGTTTATTACAGTAATTGCACTTGTCATATCAATTACACTCAGTCAAGTCTTTAATATGATTGCACCTGAAGGAATGCCATTTAGTTTAACCCCTGAAACAACAGTACAATTGTCGATAGTCTTCTTAATTATCGGATTTATTGGAGCTACGCTATCCGGTTTACAAATTAAAAAAGTCGAACCATTACAAGCAATACAACAAGGAGAGGTTTAA
- a CDS encoding EamA family transporter codes for MVVINYFFMCLIFGTTFLAIKIGVDAGVPPFLSAGLRFFIAGLLLFSFMVWRRKTTISLLFRKEMFFTGVGLTFGTFATLYWAEQYVTSGIAAVLSATAPMMIIVIQTFILKQKGNRKSLIGCVVGVIGVTFLILPSFSIEISPFWVVGCFAIIIGQVFYASGTIYTKHVIRKFEKTSAIALNAAQMMHGGILLIILSFFTENIQLDYLLSPASIGSLLYLIIFGSMIAHSIYYWLVSRTNPVFPSTWLYISPLIAVILGVIFYHEYISWLTGIGALTIIVGTVLVNIETLRELFRGKRTVLRDVKNT; via the coding sequence ATGGTGGTTATTAATTATTTCTTCATGTGTTTGATTTTTGGAACGACATTTTTAGCGATTAAAATTGGTGTTGATGCAGGAGTGCCTCCATTTTTATCAGCTGGACTTCGTTTTTTCATTGCTGGTTTGCTGCTATTTAGTTTTATGGTTTGGAGAAGAAAAACGACAATATCGTTATTATTTAGGAAAGAGATGTTTTTTACTGGAGTAGGTTTAACCTTTGGGACGTTTGCCACTTTATATTGGGCAGAACAGTATGTGACATCAGGGATTGCAGCTGTCTTATCTGCTACCGCTCCGATGATGATCATCGTTATTCAGACATTCATATTGAAGCAAAAGGGAAATCGAAAATCATTGATTGGTTGTGTCGTAGGAGTCATTGGTGTCACGTTCTTAATCTTACCTAGTTTTTCAATTGAGATTAGTCCCTTTTGGGTGGTTGGCTGTTTCGCCATTATAATCGGTCAAGTTTTTTATGCATCTGGGACGATTTATACGAAGCATGTTATCCGAAAATTTGAAAAGACATCAGCGATTGCCTTAAATGCAGCACAAATGATGCATGGAGGGATTTTATTAATCATTTTATCATTTTTCACCGAGAACATTCAGCTTGATTATCTTTTAAGCCCAGCTTCAATTGGCTCTCTTCTTTATTTAATTATTTTTGGTTCAATGATCGCCCATAGCATTTATTATTGGCTTGTCTCACGGACAAATCCCGTTTTTCCTTCTACATGGCTGTATATCTCACCATTAATTGCCGTAATATTAGGAGTTATCTTTTACCATGAATATATTTCTTGGCTAACAGGCATAGGTGCTTTAACGATTATTGTCGGAACGGTTTTAGTTAATATCGAAACATTACGGGAGTTGTTTCGGGGGAAGCGGACTGTACTTCGAGATGTTAAAAATACCTGA
- a CDS encoding ABC transporter permease, translated as MIRLIKLELRRNNIRTYVIASIIITIVMLGFLYLFAYAPKLEPTDKDLEVFLGYNNLIPMFGVINMTAFCVLSAVMYSKFIIEEYSGKRSILLFSYPVSRKKILLSKLSVVSIFTIFSMIISNLIIFLIFGITEKSMHLVSGDFTASIMLQVIKITVVMAFIAASIGIIATGIGFIKKSVAATIVSAVLLASLMCNIVGNTTSSITVIYIFSLIMIFVGILFSKNLMHKVNLMEVE; from the coding sequence ATGATAAGACTTATTAAATTGGAATTGAGAAGAAACAACATCCGAACCTATGTAATTGCCAGCATTATTATTACCATAGTTATGTTAGGATTTCTCTATCTTTTTGCATATGCGCCTAAGCTGGAGCCCACCGATAAAGACTTAGAGGTCTTTTTAGGATATAACAATCTTATCCCAATGTTCGGGGTAATAAATATGACGGCTTTTTGCGTATTATCGGCTGTTATGTATTCAAAATTTATAATCGAGGAATATTCCGGAAAGAGATCTATTTTACTTTTTTCATACCCGGTAAGCAGAAAAAAGATTTTACTTTCAAAATTAAGTGTTGTTAGCATATTTACGATTTTTTCAATGATTATCAGCAATCTTATTATTTTCTTGATATTTGGTATAACAGAAAAATCAATGCATCTTGTAAGTGGAGACTTTACTGCTTCTATCATGCTACAAGTAATAAAAATTACAGTCGTCATGGCCTTTATAGCCGCAAGTATAGGAATTATAGCAACAGGCATTGGATTTATTAAGAAATCAGTTGCTGCTACAATTGTTTCGGCTGTTCTTTTGGCTTCGTTAATGTGCAATATTGTGGGAAATACCACTTCAAGTATCACGGTCATATATATATTCAGTTTGATTATGATATTTGTCGGAATACTCTTTTCGAAAAACCTAATGCACAAAGTAAATCTTATGGAGGTAGAGTAA
- a CDS encoding DUF4352 domain-containing protein, translating to MKKYFYHFLLLSVLAGCSAGNNTEPQGAQNITAKPTLEIKNDVYVPSPQVTDDRNLVNIGETLSDTKGELTLKEYKKVNMEIQVGPANMIIKDIKVMHFVPDFSMIDFFHDYTHDEEFDFVKVEVEVKNTSNEVIKFNPIAFIKMNNGEQKTWEDDIYLEELPGEIGPNGVKKGNLGYILKDTNDIKWVELLTSDVVNKNEESIAEAKNIIIDF from the coding sequence TTGAAAAAATATTTCTATCACTTTCTATTATTATCAGTACTTGCTGGGTGTTCAGCAGGAAACAATACTGAACCTCAAGGTGCCCAAAATATTACGGCAAAACCTACCCTAGAAATTAAAAATGATGTATATGTACCAAGCCCGCAAGTAACCGATGACCGTAATCTTGTAAATATAGGTGAAACTCTTTCTGACACAAAGGGCGAGCTAACCTTAAAAGAATACAAGAAAGTTAATATGGAAATTCAGGTAGGCCCTGCTAATATGATAATAAAAGATATAAAAGTGATGCACTTTGTTCCTGATTTCAGCATGATCGATTTTTTTCATGACTATACTCATGATGAAGAATTTGATTTTGTAAAGGTTGAAGTGGAAGTCAAGAATACATCTAACGAGGTAATAAAATTTAATCCAATTGCTTTTATTAAAATGAACAACGGGGAACAAAAAACTTGGGAAGACGATATTTATCTTGAAGAATTACCAGGAGAAATTGGACCAAACGGAGTTAAAAAAGGAAATCTAGGTTATATTTTAAAAGACACAAATGATATTAAATGGGTCGAACTGTTAACAAGCGATGTCGTAAATAAAAATGAAGAAAGCATTGCCGAAGCAAAAAACATAATAATTGATTTTTAA